A section of the Chloroflexaceae bacterium genome encodes:
- a CDS encoding DUF4397 domain-containing protein — MRSESSTMRLLVLALLIGVTMPGAAVPARAQTAVRPLPPALADARMAEPLTATLPDRVLNPALRNATGHRQVVITLSNEPTATVAEGQAQIAQSAAVMAQQDRISAQIQALDPAAVVLARLKVALNAMIVEVDGAQLEAIARNPEVVRINPVVNYERELSETVPYIGATPAVQSRAFDGEEVRVAVLDSGVDYTHAKLGGPGAEALYALAYCGDAAATPDPAACQAHRLPANPAFFPNDKVVGGYDFVGEAWNGAANSPPLAPDPNPIDFEGHGTHVADIIAGRPFPDPERARVRAVHASPDAPPVDILVNGVPAWTSVPFKAVSSYASLAPGTYNIRVVPAGTSAPVVIDANLTVEAGKDYTVAAANVLARITPLVLADDNRAPAAGKARARFVHASPDAPAVDVAVAGGPVLFRNYAFGEASPYIEVPAGVYNLEVRLAGTTTVALALPNVTLEAGAVHSMFAMGLVADGGLSAVISADNAVAGGGVAPKAQIYAVKVCSAVSSACSGVALLRGVEFAADPDGDGDSRDRVHIINMSLGLSYGQNYFDDLSAAVDNVTALGILTVASAGNSADKPYIVGTPSAARTALAVAQTEMPSALLPILEVTAPASIAGGYPAVFQPWSARPRGVISGPVQYGNGAGGNLLGCAPFAPGSLAGRIVLVDRGACAVSIKISNIAAGGALAGIIGLVAPGEPFAFGFGGGTPTIPGFAISQASANRIKANLAAGVRMRIDPATWPPLVGTMVGSSSRGPAAGQMFYGNQVMFGQIIKPEIGAPGASISAVAGSGSGTQPFGGTSGAAPVVAGAAALLMNATDWQLSPAELKARLMNTAETRIFNTPAALGGGLAPITRIGSGEVRVDRAIAARASAWEAASGGGAISFGFVDAFRPLVVLQRSIVVRNYGHEPITYHIEPTFRYADDAATGAVTLSAPETISVPAYGQRSFRLTLSIDSARLRDWTMNSGPNGANGDLLSVFEYDGYLKLTDASGATANDLSLPWHVLPRLAGNIVAPPGARVNQPVTVSNRGVGQAAISVYSLLGSSPVQAQPGAGSNAEIIDLRYAGYATYAVPAGFCSERPGYVLEFAINNARRQSHANAPGYLSVLLDTDRDGRFDFEVFTFDAALNFSDGRNVTWVANLRTGRASAVFFTTHTLESATYRMAICDTQLADPARPASLGGPLAPPALGQPINARIEAVDGYFTGEVTDTIEGLTFAPGGERYLATLTPGGAGFATLPGGASAELTITDTGSTTNPTETGLLLVTGNAPEPREVRVISVRE; from the coding sequence ATGCGATCGGAATCCTCCACGATGCGTTTGCTGGTGCTGGCGCTGCTGATCGGCGTGACCATGCCCGGCGCCGCTGTTCCCGCGCGCGCCCAGACCGCTGTCCGCCCCCTTCCTCCGGCGCTGGCCGATGCCCGTATGGCCGAGCCGCTGACTGCTACATTGCCCGACCGGGTGCTCAATCCGGCCCTGCGGAACGCTACCGGGCACCGGCAGGTGGTGATCACCCTTAGCAACGAGCCAACCGCGACGGTGGCCGAGGGCCAGGCGCAGATCGCCCAGAGCGCCGCGGTCATGGCCCAGCAAGACCGGATCAGCGCCCAGATCCAGGCCCTCGATCCCGCCGCCGTCGTGCTGGCGCGGTTGAAGGTCGCCCTGAACGCGATGATCGTGGAGGTTGACGGCGCCCAGCTCGAGGCCATCGCCCGCAACCCCGAAGTCGTGCGCATCAATCCGGTGGTGAACTACGAGCGCGAGCTGAGCGAAACTGTCCCGTACATTGGCGCGACGCCCGCCGTACAGAGCAGGGCCTTCGACGGCGAAGAGGTGCGCGTCGCCGTGCTCGACTCGGGGGTTGACTACACGCACGCCAAACTGGGCGGCCCGGGCGCCGAGGCGCTCTACGCCCTGGCCTACTGCGGCGACGCCGCGGCCACGCCCGATCCGGCCGCCTGTCAGGCCCATCGCCTGCCGGCCAACCCGGCCTTCTTTCCTAACGATAAGGTGGTCGGCGGCTACGATTTTGTCGGCGAGGCGTGGAACGGCGCAGCCAACAGCCCGCCTCTGGCCCCTGATCCCAACCCGATCGATTTTGAGGGCCACGGCACCCACGTTGCCGACATTATTGCCGGGCGGCCCTTCCCTGACCCCGAACGGGCGCGGGTGCGCGCCGTCCACGCCTCCCCCGACGCGCCGCCGGTGGACATTCTGGTGAACGGCGTTCCGGCGTGGACCAGCGTGCCCTTCAAGGCGGTCAGTTCCTACGCCTCGCTCGCTCCGGGCACATACAATATCCGCGTCGTGCCCGCCGGAACCAGCGCGCCGGTGGTGATTGACGCCAATCTGACCGTCGAGGCGGGCAAGGATTACACTGTCGCCGCCGCCAACGTGCTCGCGCGTATCACGCCCCTGGTCCTGGCGGACGACAACCGCGCGCCCGCCGCGGGCAAGGCCCGCGCGCGCTTCGTGCACGCCTCGCCCGACGCGCCAGCGGTGGATGTCGCCGTGGCGGGCGGGCCGGTGCTGTTCCGCAACTATGCCTTTGGCGAGGCCAGCCCGTACATCGAGGTCCCCGCCGGGGTGTACAACCTGGAGGTGCGTCTGGCCGGCACGACCACCGTCGCACTTGCGCTGCCGAACGTCACCCTGGAGGCTGGCGCGGTCCACAGCATGTTCGCGATGGGCCTGGTCGCTGACGGGGGCCTGAGCGCCGTCATCAGCGCCGACAACGCCGTCGCCGGAGGCGGCGTGGCCCCGAAGGCGCAGATCTACGCCGTCAAGGTCTGCTCGGCGGTCTCCTCGGCCTGCAGCGGCGTGGCGCTGCTGCGAGGGGTGGAGTTCGCCGCCGATCCCGACGGCGACGGCGATAGCCGCGATCGCGTGCACATCATCAACATGTCGCTGGGATTGTCTTACGGCCAGAACTATTTCGACGATCTCTCGGCGGCGGTTGATAATGTTACGGCGCTCGGCATCCTGACGGTGGCCTCGGCGGGCAACAGCGCCGACAAGCCCTACATCGTCGGCACGCCCTCGGCGGCGCGCACGGCCCTCGCGGTGGCGCAGACCGAGATGCCCTCGGCCCTGCTGCCGATCCTCGAGGTCACCGCGCCGGCGAGCATCGCCGGGGGCTACCCGGCGGTCTTTCAGCCCTGGTCAGCGCGCCCGCGGGGGGTGATCAGCGGGCCGGTGCAGTACGGCAATGGCGCGGGCGGCAACCTGCTCGGCTGCGCCCCCTTCGCCCCCGGTTCGCTCGCCGGGCGGATCGTGCTGGTGGATCGCGGCGCGTGCGCGGTCAGCATCAAGATCAGCAACATTGCCGCTGGCGGCGCCCTGGCGGGGATCATCGGCCTGGTGGCCCCGGGCGAACCCTTCGCCTTCGGCTTCGGGGGAGGAACGCCCACCATTCCCGGCTTCGCGATCAGCCAGGCCAGCGCCAACCGCATCAAGGCTAACCTTGCCGCCGGGGTGCGCATGCGCATTGACCCGGCCACCTGGCCGCCCCTGGTGGGCACGATGGTCGGCTCGTCGTCGCGCGGCCCGGCCGCAGGCCAGATGTTCTACGGCAACCAGGTGATGTTCGGGCAGATCATCAAGCCGGAGATCGGCGCGCCCGGGGCCTCGATCTCGGCGGTCGCCGGCAGCGGGAGCGGCACGCAGCCCTTCGGCGGCACCTCTGGCGCGGCGCCAGTGGTGGCCGGCGCCGCTGCCCTGCTGATGAACGCCACCGACTGGCAACTCTCGCCCGCGGAACTCAAGGCGCGTCTGATGAACACCGCCGAAACGAGGATCTTCAACACCCCTGCCGCCCTCGGCGGGGGGCTGGCGCCGATCACCCGCATCGGCAGCGGCGAGGTGCGAGTGGACCGCGCCATTGCCGCCAGGGCCTCAGCCTGGGAGGCCGCCAGCGGCGGCGGGGCGATCTCCTTCGGCTTCGTTGACGCCTTCCGGCCGCTGGTGGTTCTGCAACGCAGCATCGTGGTACGCAACTACGGCCACGAGCCAATCACCTACCACATCGAGCCAACCTTCCGTTACGCCGACGACGCGGCCACCGGCGCCGTGACCCTCTCCGCCCCTGAGACGATCAGCGTGCCGGCTTATGGCCAGCGGAGCTTCCGCCTGACTCTCAGCATTGACAGCGCCAGGCTACGGGACTGGACCATGAACTCCGGCCCGAACGGCGCCAACGGCGATCTGCTGAGCGTCTTCGAGTACGACGGCTACCTGAAGCTCACCGATGCCAGCGGCGCCACGGCGAACGACCTGAGCCTGCCCTGGCACGTCCTGCCGCGGCTGGCAGGGAACATCGTCGCGCCCCCCGGTGCACGGGTCAACCAGCCGGTGACCGTGAGCAACCGCGGGGTGGGCCAGGCGGCGATCAGCGTCTACTCGCTGCTGGGCAGCAGCCCGGTGCAGGCCCAACCGGGCGCCGGATCGAACGCCGAAATCATTGACCTGCGCTACGCGGGCTACGCCACTTACGCCGTGCCGGCAGGGTTCTGCTCAGAGCGGCCGGGGTACGTGCTGGAATTCGCCATCAACAACGCCCGCCGCCAGAGCCACGCCAACGCGCCAGGGTACCTGAGCGTGCTGCTCGACACCGACCGCGACGGCCGGTTCGACTTTGAGGTATTCACCTTTGATGCCGCGCTCAATTTTAGCGATGGCCGCAACGTAACCTGGGTCGCCAATCTACGCACCGGGCGGGCCAGCGCGGTGTTCTTCACCACACACACGCTGGAGAGCGCCACGTATCGGATGGCCATCTGCGACACTCAACTGGCCGACCCGGCGCGCCCGGCGTCGCTGGGCGGCCCGCTGGCGCCGCCAGCGCTCGGCCAGCCGATCAATGCGCGAATTGAGGCTGTGGACGGTTACTTCACCGGCGAGGTGACCGACACGATCGAGGGGCTGACCTTCGCGCCCGGCGGCGAGCGTTACCTGGCCACGCTAACGCCGGGAGGCGCCGGCTTCGCCACTCTCCCCGGCGGCGCGAGCGCCGAGTTGACCATTACCGATACCGGTTCAACCACCAATCCGACTGAGACGGGGCTGCTGCTGGTCACCGGCAACGCGCCCGAGCCGCGCGAGGTGCGGGTGATCAGCGTGCGGGAGTGA
- a CDS encoding DNA polymerase III subunit alpha produces MAYVELHCHSAYSLLDGASTVEALTTQAAALEMPALALTDHDALYGAVPFVEAARRVGVRPILGAELTMEDGGHLTLLVEEATGWRNLCHLITLAQQNAPKGQAALPWAALEGHGAGLICLSGCRHGPIASALLAWDRQRAFRAARRLAAWFPGSFYVELQHHLHPDDPVLVDDLHRLAGYLGLPTVATNNVHYARRDGQRLHDTLRAIRRRLPLDHIADELRPNDEYYLKSAARLAPLFRLYPDALRASLAIAERCRFELRFGLQDLPTFPTPPGCDADSYLARLCAEALPARYGPDATAARVQLDHELAVIRQTGLANYLLLVWDLVRFARSQGIRCQGRGSAANSLAAYLLGIGPVDPLRHNLVFERFLSAERAALPDIDLDVDAARREEVIQYLYRRYGRDHVALACTFITFQARLALNDVARALGVDPALLRQAELGLDGPAGEVHDPAIALMLDLCRQIHGLPRHLGQHSGGMVVMGPPLSTRVPVEPTAMPGRSVTQWDKDALETAGIVKIDVLGLRALSAITETLEWMAALGMAPPDFARCAYDDPAVYAMLGAGDTIGVFQVESRAQSSVLPRLRPRSLDDLAVAVSLIRPGPIQGQMVHPYLRRRTGTEPARFLHPCLEPVLRDTLGVLLFQEQVLLVARAAAGWSPGRGEALRRALGKGDAAAIAGLRESFLGDATRRGIEPVIAEAIFAQLAGFAGYAFPRSHATAFATIVYQHAWLKRYAPAAFFVALLNHQPMGFWSPAVLVGDAKRHGVRFHNVDVNRSVERCVIEADGAIRIGLRFVNGLGEQGIARLEAARAAGGPFSDLRDLCRRARLPRAAVERLILAGALDAFGVPRRDLLWEVGTLRYQADELDLVPPLPPLNLASLTHWEMQRQSEAVLGLTVGDHAFVALRAWLARQGLRSSRALRAGEDGTRVETAGILVARQAPPTAKGHTFLTLEDEHGLIDVVLRPSTAARYRGLLRAGATLRITGMLQRSDDLVSVLAWHIEPLAVPGSLTTI; encoded by the coding sequence ATGGCCTACGTCGAACTCCACTGCCACTCGGCCTATAGCCTGCTCGACGGCGCCAGCACCGTGGAGGCGCTGACGACGCAGGCCGCGGCGCTGGAGATGCCGGCCCTGGCGTTGACCGATCACGATGCCCTGTACGGCGCGGTTCCTTTCGTCGAGGCGGCCCGACGGGTGGGGGTGCGGCCCATTCTGGGGGCCGAGCTGACGATGGAGGACGGCGGTCACCTGACGCTGCTGGTGGAGGAGGCGACCGGCTGGCGCAATCTGTGCCATCTCATCACCCTGGCGCAGCAGAACGCCCCGAAGGGCCAGGCGGCGCTGCCCTGGGCGGCGCTCGAGGGCCACGGCGCCGGCCTGATCTGCCTCAGCGGGTGCCGCCACGGCCCGATCGCCAGCGCCCTGCTAGCCTGGGATCGCCAGCGCGCCTTTCGCGCCGCCCGGCGCCTGGCGGCGTGGTTTCCCGGCAGTTTTTATGTCGAGTTGCAGCACCACCTGCATCCCGACGACCCGGTCCTGGTTGATGACCTCCACCGTCTGGCCGGCTACCTGGGCCTGCCGACGGTAGCGACCAACAACGTGCACTACGCGCGCCGCGACGGGCAGCGCCTTCACGATACGCTGCGGGCCATCCGCCGCCGGCTGCCGCTCGACCATATCGCGGACGAGTTGCGTCCAAACGATGAGTACTACCTCAAATCCGCCGCGCGTCTGGCGCCGCTGTTTCGCCTCTACCCCGACGCGCTGCGCGCCAGTCTGGCTATCGCTGAGCGCTGCCGCTTCGAGCTGCGTTTCGGGCTTCAGGATCTCCCTACCTTCCCCACCCCGCCCGGTTGCGACGCTGATAGCTACCTGGCGCGCCTGTGCGCCGAGGCCCTGCCGGCGCGCTACGGGCCGGACGCAACGGCCGCGCGGGTCCAGCTCGATCACGAACTGGCCGTCATCCGCCAGACCGGGCTGGCCAACTACCTGCTGCTGGTCTGGGATCTGGTGCGCTTCGCCCGCTCGCAGGGCATTCGCTGCCAGGGCCGCGGCTCAGCCGCCAACTCGCTGGCGGCCTACCTGCTGGGCATTGGCCCGGTTGACCCGCTGCGGCACAACCTGGTCTTCGAGCGTTTCTTAAGCGCCGAGCGGGCAGCCCTGCCCGACATTGACCTGGACGTGGATGCCGCCCGGCGGGAGGAGGTCATCCAGTACCTCTACCGGCGCTACGGGCGCGATCATGTCGCCCTGGCCTGCACCTTCATCACCTTCCAGGCCCGCCTGGCGCTCAATGACGTAGCCCGGGCTCTCGGCGTTGATCCGGCGCTGCTCCGGCAGGCGGAACTGGGCCTCGACGGCCCCGCCGGAGAGGTCCATGACCCGGCCATCGCCCTCATGCTCGACCTCTGCCGCCAGATCCACGGCCTGCCACGGCACCTCGGCCAGCACAGCGGCGGCATGGTGGTGATGGGGCCGCCTCTGTCCACGCGCGTGCCGGTTGAACCGACGGCCATGCCGGGGCGCTCGGTGACGCAGTGGGACAAGGACGCGCTGGAGACAGCGGGGATCGTCAAGATTGATGTGCTGGGGCTGCGCGCCCTCTCGGCCATCACCGAGACGCTGGAGTGGATGGCGGCCCTGGGGATGGCGCCGCCGGATTTTGCCCGTTGCGCCTACGACGATCCCGCGGTGTACGCCATGCTCGGCGCCGGGGACACGATCGGCGTGTTTCAGGTCGAGAGCCGGGCGCAGAGCAGCGTGCTGCCTCGCCTGCGACCGCGCTCGCTCGACGACCTGGCCGTGGCGGTCTCGCTGATCCGTCCCGGGCCGATCCAGGGCCAGATGGTGCATCCCTACCTGCGCCGCCGGACGGGGACGGAGCCGGCGCGTTTTCTGCACCCCTGCCTGGAGCCGGTGCTGCGCGATACGCTGGGGGTGTTGCTGTTCCAGGAGCAGGTGCTGCTGGTGGCCCGGGCGGCGGCGGGGTGGTCGCCGGGGCGCGGCGAGGCCCTGCGCCGCGCCCTGGGCAAGGGCGACGCCGCCGCCATCGCCGGGCTGCGCGAGAGCTTCCTCGGCGACGCGACGCGGCGGGGCATCGAGCCGGTCATCGCCGAGGCGATCTTCGCCCAGCTCGCCGGGTTCGCTGGTTACGCCTTCCCCCGCAGCCACGCCACCGCCTTCGCCACCATCGTCTACCAGCACGCCTGGTTGAAACGCTACGCCCCGGCGGCGTTCTTCGTCGCCCTGCTCAACCATCAGCCCATGGGCTTCTGGTCGCCGGCGGTGCTGGTCGGCGACGCGAAGCGCCACGGGGTGCGCTTTCACAATGTTGACGTGAACCGGAGCGTCGAACGCTGCGTCATCGAAGCCGACGGCGCTATCCGCATCGGGCTGCGCTTCGTCAACGGGCTGGGGGAGCAGGGCATTGCCCGGCTGGAGGCGGCCCGGGCCGCCGGGGGGCCATTCAGCGATCTGCGCGACCTCTGCCGGCGCGCGCGGCTGCCCCGCGCTGCGGTGGAACGGCTGATCCTGGCCGGCGCGCTCGACGCCTTCGGGGTCCCGCGCCGCGACCTGCTGTGGGAGGTGGGGACGTTGCGCTACCAGGCCGACGAACTCGATCTCGTCCCGCCTCTGCCGCCGCTCAACCTGGCCAGCCTGACCCACTGGGAGATGCAGCGCCAGTCCGAGGCGGTGCTGGGCCTGACAGTCGGCGATCATGCCTTCGTCGCCCTGCGGGCCTGGCTGGCCCGGCAGGGGCTGCGGAGCAGCCGCGCCCTGCGGGCCGGGGAGGACGGCACGCGGGTGGAAACGGCAGGGATCCTGGTGGCGCGCCAGGCGCCACCCACGGCGAAGGGGCACACCTTTCTGACCCTCGAAGACGAACACGGGCTGATTGATGTGGTCCTGCGCCCCTCCACCGCCGCGCGCTACCGCGGCCTGCTGCGCGCCGGCGCCACCCTGCGGATCACCGGCATGCTCCAGCGCAGCGACGACCTGGTGAGCGTCCTGGCCTGGCATATCGAACCGCTCGCCGTGCCAGGGAGCCTGACCACGATATGA